Proteins encoded in a region of the Vicia villosa cultivar HV-30 ecotype Madison, WI linkage group LG5, Vvil1.0, whole genome shotgun sequence genome:
- the LOC131604590 gene encoding uncharacterized mitochondrial protein AtMg01250-like: MRKMGFGEKWMKWMEGLVFSSSMSVIVNGSPTKEFIVERGLRQGDPISPFLFVIVAEGLKCLINRAVANGDYAGFVIKDRCFLDVLQFADDTLMIGDGSWAHLWAISLQQGE, from the exons ATGCGGAAGATGGGCTTTGGGGAAaaatggatgaaatggatggagggGCTGGTTTTTTCTAGTAGTATGTCGGTCATTGTTAATGGTAGTCCCACCAAAGAGTTTATAGTGGAAAGAGGATTGAGACAAGGCGATCCGAtatctcctttcctttttgtcATTGTAGCGGAAGGTTTGAAATGCCTAATCAATAGAGCGGTGGCCAACGGAGACTATGCTGGTTTTGTGATTAAAGATAGGTGCTTCTTAGACGtgcttcaatttgcggacgatactCTTATGATTGGAGATGGTAGTTGGGCTCATCTATGGGCTATCAG CTTGCAGCAAGGAGAATAA